A single region of the Salvelinus sp. IW2-2015 linkage group LG20, ASM291031v2, whole genome shotgun sequence genome encodes:
- the LOC111981912 gene encoding C3a anaphylatoxin chemotactic receptor-like, with product MNFSEEYLEDYYDMFIQTDQSEQLNQSIRVVSMVIYSITCVLGIPGNAFVIWIAGVKMKRTVNTVWFVNLAVADLLCCISIPFSLVEIILNQHWPFGEAMCKVIPSVMYLNMFASVFTLVLISLDRFVLIILPVLAQNHRSIALAWLLCGLAWVLALLLSLPTMIHNGTIDSVDNDEIIICTSVHPLGENNIRGFFLAIKATHVPRLVLGFLVPLLVIAVCYLLIGRRVSSARFKSQRTFWLILGVVAVFFVCWLPYHTIGMVIGYGRFASAGEAWNWYPLAISLAYVNSCLNPVLYVFMGQDFKDRVRVSFRKVFENVFSEDAITHTSVSHV from the coding sequence ATGAATTTCTCAGAGGAGTACTTGGAGGATTATTATGACATGTTCATTCAAACTGATCAATCAGAGCAGCTAAATCAGTCCATACGGGTGGTGTCCATGGTCATCTACAGCATAACTTGTGTCCTTGGTATCCCAGGAAACGCATTTGTCATCTGGATAGCTGGAGTGAAGATGAAGAGGACAGTCAACACTGTCTGGTTTGTAAACCTGGCTGTAGCAGACCTCCTCTGCTGTATCTCCATACCTTTCTCATTGGTTGAAATCATACTGAACCAACACTGGCCATTCGGAGAGGCTATGTGTAAGGTTATCCCCTCTGTCATGTATCTCAACATGTTTGCCAGCGTCTTCACCCTGGTTCTCATCAGCCTGGACCGCTTTgtcctgatcatcctgcctgtcTTGGCCCAGAACCACCGGAGCATCGCCCTGGCCTGGTTGCTGTGTGGTCTGGCCTGGGTCCTGGCCTTGCTCCTCAGCCTCCCCACCATGATCCATAATGGGACCATCGATAGTGTCGACAATGACGAAATTATTATCTGCACCTCTGTACACCCCCTTGGCGAAAACAACATTAGGGGCttctttttggccatcaaagccACCCATGTTCCCAGGCTGGTCCTCGGCTTCCTCGTTCCCCTGTTGGTCATCGCTGTCTGCTACCTGCTCATCGGCAGGAGGGTGAGCAGCGCTCGCTTCAAGTCTCAGAGGACCTTCTGGCTCATTCTGGGCGTGGTGGCAGTGTTCTTTGTGTGCTGGCTGCCGTATCATACCATAGGTATGGTGATTGGGTATGGCAGGTTTGCCTCGGCAGGTGAAGCCTGGAATTGGTACCCCCTGGCCATCTCTCTGGCATACGTCAACAGCTGCCTCAACCCTGTCCTGTATGTGTTTATGGGCCAGGACTTCAAGGACAGGGTCAGGGTCTCTTTCCGTAAAGTGTTTGAGAATGTCTTCAGTGAGGATGCCATAACACACACATCTGTGTCTCATGTCTGA